The DNA segment GCTCAAGGGGCCCAAAGGGGCACTCGAGAGGGTGTTGCCCGAGGGGGTATCGGTGACTCGTTCGGATGACGGGCTGCGCGTGGTTCCAGCCCCTGCAAGCGCCGGCAACGGCGCACGCATGCAAGGCCTGGCCCGCGCGCTGCTGATGAACATGGTGCATGGTGTCTGCAACGGCTACACGCGTGCGCTCGACTTGTACGGCGTGGGCTATCGTGCAGAGCTGCAAGGTAGGCAGTTGAATCTGTCGCTGGGTCTATCGCACGTGGTACAGCTTGCGCTTCCACAAGGGCTGTCCGCACGCGTAGAGATAATCGAGGAGGGGGGTCAGAAGCGACCGCGGCTGCATCTGGCA comes from the Pseudomonadota bacterium genome and includes:
- the rplF gene encoding 50S ribosomal protein L6 codes for the protein MAAMTSRQTAAKQSRTGKRPVPVPPQATVVIAGSRVRLKGPKGALERVLPEGVSVTRSDDGLRVVPAPASAGNGARMQGLARALLMNMVHGVCNGYTRALDLYGVGYRAELQGRQLNLSLGLSHVVQLALPQGLSARVEIIEEGGQKRPRLHLASHDKELLGQVAARIRSLRPPEPYKGKGVRYVGETIREKAGKSGGRK